The sequence below is a genomic window from Mycobacterium spongiae.
GAAGGCCGGCTCTATGACATCGAGTTGGCGTTGCGGCTGGGGGCTTCCGTCGAGGATGTGGCCCAGGTCTCCGGCGTGGATCCGTGGTTCGTCGCGCAGATCGGTCAGCTCGAGGCGCTGCGTGCCAGGCTGGTGGATGCGCCGTTCCTCGATGCCGATCTGCTGCGCCACGCCAAGCATTACGGACTGTCGGATCGCCAGATCGCGGCACTGCGACCGGAGCTGGCTGGAGAAGACGGTGTGCGGTCGCTGCGCGAACGGCTCGGCATCCACCCGGTGTACAAAACGGTCGACACCTGCGCCGCGGAGTTCGAAGCCAAGACGCCGTACCACTACAGCAGCTATGAACTCGACCCCGCCGCGGAGACCGAGGTAGCCCCACAGACCGTGAAGCCGAAAGTGCTGATCCTCGGGTCCGGGCCCAACCGGATCGGCCAGGGCATCGAGTTCGACTACAGCTGTGTGCACGCGGCGACCACATTGAGCCAGGCCGGTTTTGAAACCGTGATGGTCAACTGCAACCCGGAGACGGTGTCGACCGACTACGACACCGCCGACCGGCTGTACTTCGAGCCGCTGACGTTCGAAGACGTCCTCGAAGTGTTCCGCGCCGAGACGGCGTCGGCCAGCGGCGGCCCCGAGGGAACCGGGGTCCTGGGGGTTATCGTCCAACTGGGCGGTCAGACCCCGCTTGGGCTGGCGCAACGGCTTGCCGATGCCGGCGTTCCGATCGTGGGCACCCCGCCGCGAGCCATCGACCTGGCAGAGGATCGCGGTGCATTCGGCGACGTTCTGAACGCTGCGGGATTGCCGGCTCCGCGCTACGGCACTGCCACGACCTTCACGCAGGCTCGCCGGATCGCCGAAGAAATCGGCTATCCCGTGCTGGTGCGGCCGTCGTATGTCTTGGGTGGTCGCGGCATGGAGATCGTCTACGACGAGAGCACGCTGCGCGACTACATCACTCGGGCCACCGAGCTGTCCCCCGAGCATCCCGTCTTGGTTGACCGTTTTCTCGAAGATGCGGTCGAGATCGACGTGGACGCCCTGTGCGACGGCACCGAGGTCTACATCGGTGGAATCATGGAGCACATCGAGGAAGCCGGTATCCACTCCGGTGATTCCGCCTGTGCTTTGCCGCCGGTGACCTTGGGCCGCAGCGACATCGAGAAGGTGCGTAAGGCGACCGAGGCCATCGCGCACGGCATCGGTGTGGTTGGTCTGCTGAATGTGCAATACGCCATCAAGGATGACGTGCTCTACGTCCTCGAGGCCAACCCACGCGCCAGTCGTACGGTGCCGTTCGTGTCGAAGGCCACCGCAATCCCGCTCGCCAAGGCCTGCGCACGGACGATGCTGGGCGCCACTATCGCTCAACTTCGCGAGGAGGGGCTGCTGGCCCCATCGGGGGATGGCGCCAGCGTGTCGCCGCAGGCTCCGATTGCGGTCAAGGAAGCCGTGCTGCCGTTTCACCGGTTCCGGCGGGCTGACGGAGCGGCTATCGACTCGCTGCTCGGTCCAGAGATGAAATCGACCGGTGAGGTGATGGGAATAGACCGCGACTTCGGCAGCGCCTTCGCCAAGAGCCAGACCGCGGCCTACGGCTCGCTGCCGGCCGCTGGCACGGTATTCGTGTCGGTGGCGAACCGCGACAAGCGATCCCTGGTGTTTCCTGTCAAGCGGTTGGCTGACTTGGGCTTCAATGTTCTCGCCACTGAAGGCACCGCAGAGATGCTGCGCCGCAATGGAATTCCGTGCGACGAGGTCCGCAAGCACTTCGAACCGTCACAACCCGGCCGGCCGGAGATGTCCGCGGTTGATGCGATCCGCGCTGGTGAAGTCGACATGGTCATCAATACGCCCTACGGCAACTCTGGTCCGCGCATCGACGGCTACGAGATCCGATCGGTTGCGGTGGGTGTCAATATCCCATGCGTGACGACGGTGCAGGGCGCCTCGGCAGCCGTGCAGGGCATCGAGGCAGGGATCCGCGGGGATATCGGTGTGCGGTCGCTACAGGAGTTGCACCGGGCGATCGGTCCAGGGGGCGCCGGCCCATGAGGAGCTTCGGCGCTCGCCTCGCCGACGCGAAATCGCGCCGCGGGCCGCTGTGCCTGGGCATCGATCCGCACCCCGAGCTGCTTCAGGCCTGGGGTCTCCCGACTACCGTCGATGGGCTGGCGAGTTTTTGCGACATCTGCGTAGCCGCGTACGCCGGTTTCGCCATCGTCAAGCCGCAGGTGGCGTTTTTTGAGGCCTACGGTGCCGCGGGATTCGCCGTGCTGGAGCGCACCATCGTGGCATTGCAGGCTGCCGGAGTCCTAGTGCTGGCCGATGCCAAGCGCGGCGACATCGGTTCGACGATGGCGGCCTACGCGGCGGCCTGGGCCGGCGAGTCGCCGCTGGCCGCCGACGCCGTGACAGCATCGCCCTACCTTGGGTTCGGGTCGTTGCGCCCGCTGCTCGAGGTCGCCGCGGGCCACGGTCGAGGGGTATTCGTTTTGGCAGCCACGTCCAACCCCGAGGGCGCGACGGTGCAGCGCGCTACGGCGGACGGTCGCACGATAGCCCAGGTGATCGTCGACCACGCTGCGGCTGCCAACGCCGAGACACGACCCCAGCCCGGATCAGTCGGTGTGGTCGTTGGGGCAACGGTTCTTGATCCACCCGACCTGAGCACGCTGGGCGGACCGGTGTTGGTGCCGGGTCTGGGGGTACAGGGCGGGCGCGTTGAAGCGCTGGCGGGGCTGGGCGGGGCGGCTTCGGGGCAATTGCTGCCTGTGGTGTCGCGGGAGGTGTTGCGGTCGGGGCCGAGTGTGGCCGAGCTGCGAGCAGCGGGCGAACAGATCCTCGACACCGTTGCGTATCTCTCAACGGAGTAGCGATCTCACGGCCTATCACGGCCTATCAAGGGCTATCGAAGACTCTCGCTACGGCCACGTCCACTGGCGTCGAGGGTGCTTCGGGTCACCCTTTACCGTGGCGATAGTCACTTTTTCTGGATCTAGTTGTCAGGTTCACCAGGATGGCGACGACGAAGGGGTGGCTGGGCTGGGCCGGATGGGTGGTGTGACACGTCGAACAGGCGATGCAGTCGCGCCACC
It includes:
- the carB gene encoding carbamoyl-phosphate synthase large subunit, whose translation is MPRRTDLRHVLVIGSGPIVIGQACEFDYSGTQACRVLRAEGLQVSLVNSNPATIMTDPEYADFTYVEPITPAFVEQVIAQQAERGNKIDAVLATLGGQTALNTAVALHDNGALERYGVELIGADFDAIQRGEDRQRFKDIVGKVGGESARSRVCFTMEEVRETVADLGLPVVVRPSFTMGGLGSGMAYSADEVERMAGAGLAASPSANVLIEESIYGWKEFELELMRDGNDNVVVVCSIENVDPMGVHTGDSVTVAPAMTLTDREYQRMRDLGIAILREVGVDTGGCNIQFAVNPRDGRLIVIEMNPRVSRSSALASKATGFPIAKIAAKLAIGYTLDEILNDITKETPACFEPTLDYVVVKAPRFAFEKFPGADPTLTTTMKSVGEAMSLGRNFVEALGKVMRSLETTRVGFWSAPDPEGGLDDVLTRLRTPTEGRLYDIELALRLGASVEDVAQVSGVDPWFVAQIGQLEALRARLVDAPFLDADLLRHAKHYGLSDRQIAALRPELAGEDGVRSLRERLGIHPVYKTVDTCAAEFEAKTPYHYSSYELDPAAETEVAPQTVKPKVLILGSGPNRIGQGIEFDYSCVHAATTLSQAGFETVMVNCNPETVSTDYDTADRLYFEPLTFEDVLEVFRAETASASGGPEGTGVLGVIVQLGGQTPLGLAQRLADAGVPIVGTPPRAIDLAEDRGAFGDVLNAAGLPAPRYGTATTFTQARRIAEEIGYPVLVRPSYVLGGRGMEIVYDESTLRDYITRATELSPEHPVLVDRFLEDAVEIDVDALCDGTEVYIGGIMEHIEEAGIHSGDSACALPPVTLGRSDIEKVRKATEAIAHGIGVVGLLNVQYAIKDDVLYVLEANPRASRTVPFVSKATAIPLAKACARTMLGATIAQLREEGLLAPSGDGASVSPQAPIAVKEAVLPFHRFRRADGAAIDSLLGPEMKSTGEVMGIDRDFGSAFAKSQTAAYGSLPAAGTVFVSVANRDKRSLVFPVKRLADLGFNVLATEGTAEMLRRNGIPCDEVRKHFEPSQPGRPEMSAVDAIRAGEVDMVINTPYGNSGPRIDGYEIRSVAVGVNIPCVTTVQGASAAVQGIEAGIRGDIGVRSLQELHRAIGPGGAGP
- the pyrF gene encoding orotidine-5'-phosphate decarboxylase — translated: MRSFGARLADAKSRRGPLCLGIDPHPELLQAWGLPTTVDGLASFCDICVAAYAGFAIVKPQVAFFEAYGAAGFAVLERTIVALQAAGVLVLADAKRGDIGSTMAAYAAAWAGESPLAADAVTASPYLGFGSLRPLLEVAAGHGRGVFVLAATSNPEGATVQRATADGRTIAQVIVDHAAAANAETRPQPGSVGVVVGATVLDPPDLSTLGGPVLVPGLGVQGGRVEALAGLGGAASGQLLPVVSREVLRSGPSVAELRAAGEQILDTVAYLSTE